Proteins found in one Trichoplusia ni isolate ovarian cell line Hi5 chromosome 14, tn1, whole genome shotgun sequence genomic segment:
- the LOC113500455 gene encoding set1/Ash2 histone methyltransferase complex subunit ASH2-like: MCLTAIANLRQESVKDNSNRALFSKDREIIPYIDQYWEAMTTMPRRVTQSWYATVQRALIKDIQVLFTYEEDANQGPMFGLYNMELTAIKPNYEAMIKQGQLKVTDMGIATSK, encoded by the exons ATGTGTTTGACGGCAATAGCAAACTTGAGACAGGAGTCAGTGAAGGACAACAGCAACAGAGCCCTGTTCAGTAAGGATAGAGAGATCATACCATACATAGACCAGTACTGGGAAGCAATGACTACCATGCCTAGaag agtTACTCAGTCCTGGTACGCTACAGTGCAGAGGGCCCTCATAAAAGACATTCAAGTACTGTTTACGTATGAGGAGGACGCAAACCAGGGACCAATGTTTGGGCTCTACAATATGGAGCTCACGGCTATCAAGCCCAACTATGAGGCTATGATTAAGCAAGGGCAGCTTAAAGTCACCGACATGGGCATTGCTACAAGtaagtaa